GCACATCGAGCTTTTGCTGCACCTCGCCTTGCACGTTCTCGGTGTCAGTGGCTCCCAGCACATCGGCGGTGATACCCGCTCGCCGCACATTGGCCGCAATGATCTTAGTGGCCAGGGTGATGCCCGAGAGGAGCCAGGAGAACTCACCGCTAGCCTGCGGATAGTGTCGACGCTGTTCTTCTTGAAGGTGCTGTTGAACCGTTTGCAGTAGCATGGCGAGAGAGAAATCCGGAGAGCCGTTGGGAAGAAAGGAAAACCGAACGGCACACGAGGGGAGAGTTCGCGTGACTCTCGCTATGGTAAACGATTTGCCGCAAGATGAGTAATACTAGGCGGGAAAAAAGCACATGCATGCCAGGCAGCGATTACTGTCCGATCGCGCTGGTGGCCATGCGGTTCAGATCGCGAATCTTGAGGGCTTCGATCCGGACGACGTTGCCAGCCGTAACGAGCACGGGCTTCTTCAAGGCAGGCAGGTTCGTCGAAACCACTTCGGGCAACTTGTCGGGACTTCCCTTCCAGTCGAGCCAAGGCTGACCATCGACGGTCACATCGAGCGAAGCCAGGTCCTTTAATAGCCGCACTTTCACTTCCACGCGTGCGGTTCGTCCCTGTGGCAGCGAATGCTCGCTTTCCATAGAACCAGTTCCGGTCATCGGCTGACCACCCATATCTTGCAGCGCCGTCTTCTGCTCGCCACCACTCTTGCCGAGCACCACCGATACCGGCCGCTTGGCGATGGGCAAGGTCATCTTCAGCGGGCCATCTCCTTCGACCCAGTTCACGTCGACCAGCAGGTCGTAATTTTTCAGATCATCGGGGCCGAAACCAAACCAGGCATCGGCGACGGCTTCGCTTTCCCAACTGTCGTCGACAATTTGCCAATTCCCCGCTCCGGCGAACCGCGTTGGGTCGAGATCGTCGGCCATCAGATTGTCCCACATCAGCCCAGCGTCACGGCGGGCATACAGGGTTTGATATTGGCCGGCACTACGCACCACTTCAAAGTCGGCCAGCGCGTGATCGGTGATGGCCAGGCCGCAGATCAGCCCGCGCCAAACGTTCTTTCCACCGGCATCGGAACCCAAACTCAGGGCACCAGTGTTCCACGTCGCCAGACCGCTGCGAATGTTATCTAGTTCGCTGGTCGCCACGCCATTCAGGTAACCGACCAGTTTGTGGCCGTCGTAGGCAATGGCCACATGCACCGCGCGGTCGGGCTTCACTTCGCCCAGCTTCAATTCCTGTGGTTCCTTGGAGCCATCGGTCCAGAGCTTGAAGATCAAGTCGTTGTTGCGCTGCAGCAGTTGAAAATTGGCCATCTCGCCATCGTCGCCGAGGGCGAGAATGCGCGCGTTCTTCACGCGATAGACCGAGTCGGGAATCACGATCGTCTCGATGGTGAACGCACCTTTGCCGCGAATATTGGCAACCAGGTCTTCGCCCGCTTCGGGCGAATAATAGCTGCCACCATCAAAGGCGTAGACTTCGCCAGCATGAATCGTGCGGACAGGCCCGCGCTCTTCGAGAGGCGTTTCGCGCGGGTTGCCCGTTTCGGGATTGCGCACGTGAGGGATGCCGCTGTCGTGAAACGTGAATAGCAATCGGTCTTCGGAATCGGGCCACTGCAGGCTACGGAGCACCAGCCCCGTTTGATTTGCCACGCCGGACTGATGCGCCGCGACACGCAGGGGCGAGCCACCGGCCAATCGTTCAAAGTCGACTTGCCCTTCGGTGACGTCGAGTCGCGTTTGCTCGGGCTCGATGATGAGCCGCAGTTCCGTCCCCACGACGATCGCGCGGGCATGCGGGGTGTTAAAGACCATCGGCCCTAAGTCGCGCTGCGGCATCACGTGAGCGACAACTTCTCCTTGGTCGACCTGCACCAGTTTGGCCTGGCTCTTACGATCGGCCACCAATTGAAACTTCGTGCCGCTACCAAATTCGACGGTCGTCTTATCTCGAAACTCGATGCGGACGTGTGCGCCGCGCACCACTTCGTAGAGAATGCCAGTCGAAACCGAATCTCCCGTACGGACCAGCGACCGCTGCTCACCTTTGACGGTAAACACATCCCCGTGAACATCGCGGACTTCGGCCATCGTGCGGGGTGCAACGGGCCAATACTGCGGCGCGAGAAACGCCAGGGTCGCGAGCGTTACCGCCAGCACAGCGACAATGGCCATTGTCCAGCGACTGCTCTGCGCGTGCTGGGGCTTCTCGACCAGTTCCGCTTCTGCCAAGGCGCGCAGTTCGGAAACCTGGCTATAGATTTCTTCTTCCCCTTGTTCGAAATCGCCAATGCGCTGGCCAACCTGCGCCAGAAAATTGCGGCGGTCGAAGGCCAGCTTTTGTGCGAGCAGGTCATCGAGCAGCAATTGCGTGCGCAGTTCAATTGCCAAGGCAGGCTGAGCGCGCAACGCTTCGATCAACTGGTCGAGTTCTTCGGCCGATAGGCTCAGCCGGTCTTCGACATATTGCTTGATCAACCGGTCGGTCTGGCCGCGGTCAGGATTGGGGGCTGGCTCACTCATCAGGTTCCCTCAGCAGCCAGGCTGCTGGCGATGCATTGTTTCAAACCATTGCGGATACGGAACAGGGCGACGCGAATCGCCTCGGCGGTACTGCTGAGCATCTCGGCAATGGTTTGGCTGGGTAATTCTCGTTCGTAGCGTAGTTGGAGTAGTTGGCGACTTTCGTCGGGCAATTGTTCATAGCAGCCATCGAGGGCTCGCCGAATGGGCCCTTCGGCCAGGCTCGGCGGTCCTTCTTGTTCGGCTCGGATCAAAATCTCGACCAAGGCCTCGCGCTGCAACCGTTGCCGGCGACCCTGCCGCCGGAAGTAGTTAAGGCACAAGTTCCGGGCGATTCCCTTCAGCCATTGCTTGGGGTGCACACCCAGGGGAATCCGATCCGAAAACCGATACAACTCGACGTACACATCCTGAGCGACATCGTCGACATCGTGCCG
Above is a window of Anatilimnocola aggregata DNA encoding:
- a CDS encoding LamG-like jellyroll fold domain-containing protein; this encodes MSEPAPNPDRGQTDRLIKQYVEDRLSLSAEELDQLIEALRAQPALAIELRTQLLLDDLLAQKLAFDRRNFLAQVGQRIGDFEQGEEEIYSQVSELRALAEAELVEKPQHAQSSRWTMAIVAVLAVTLATLAFLAPQYWPVAPRTMAEVRDVHGDVFTVKGEQRSLVRTGDSVSTGILYEVVRGAHVRIEFRDKTTVEFGSGTKFQLVADRKSQAKLVQVDQGEVVAHVMPQRDLGPMVFNTPHARAIVVGTELRLIIEPEQTRLDVTEGQVDFERLAGGSPLRVAAHQSGVANQTGLVLRSLQWPDSEDRLLFTFHDSGIPHVRNPETGNPRETPLEERGPVRTIHAGEVYAFDGGSYYSPEAGEDLVANIRGKGAFTIETIVIPDSVYRVKNARILALGDDGEMANFQLLQRNNDLIFKLWTDGSKEPQELKLGEVKPDRAVHVAIAYDGHKLVGYLNGVATSELDNIRSGLATWNTGALSLGSDAGGKNVWRGLICGLAITDHALADFEVVRSAGQYQTLYARRDAGLMWDNLMADDLDPTRFAGAGNWQIVDDSWESEAVADAWFGFGPDDLKNYDLLVDVNWVEGDGPLKMTLPIAKRPVSVVLGKSGGEQKTALQDMGGQPMTGTGSMESEHSLPQGRTARVEVKVRLLKDLASLDVTVDGQPWLDWKGSPDKLPEVVSTNLPALKKPVLVTAGNVVRIEALKIRDLNRMATSAIGQ
- a CDS encoding sigma-70 family RNA polymerase sigma factor, whose amino-acid sequence is MAEQRPADEETSSLVGKSASDGPGESADTASVEFDFDEVVRETHPHIRAYIAGMGVPRHDVDDVAQDVYVELYRFSDRIPLGVHPKQWLKGIARNLCLNYFRRQGRRQRLQREALVEILIRAEQEGPPSLAEGPIRRALDGCYEQLPDESRQLLQLRYERELPSQTIAEMLSSTAEAIRVALFRIRNGLKQCIASSLAAEGT